The nucleotide window GAATTCTGGATCAACATGGGCGACGAGACCATCATGATCCGCTACTTCCCGGTCTATGACGACGAGGGGACATACCTGGGCGTCTGCGAAGTCACCCAGGAAGTGGGCTGGATACGACGCCTTGAAGGCGAACGCAGGCTCCTGGACTGGTAGCAAAAAAAGAGGTGTGAATCGTCACACCTCTTTTCGCAAAACCGAATCGCTGTCTCCCCTAGACAATCCGGTTGAGTTTCGTCTGCCCGAGCATGGACAGGGCGAGTTGCTTCTCGGTGTCCATGCGGTTGGCCACGGCCTTTTGCACCCGGCCGGTGGAGGACTCGAACTGTCCCTTGCGGGTATCGTACACGCCCTTGATGAGCATGGCATTGAAGTCCTCGTCCCTGTTGCCGGACACGAACCGTTCGATGACCTTGTTGAAGATTTTTGCCGCGCCCGTGGCGCCGTGCTGGACCGAGGTGGACCACAGCACCTCACGCAGGGCGGGCGGCGCATTGTTGAAATCCAGGCCGGTCTGGCCGAGAATCATGTCCCGGGCCGGGCGGTAGGTCTCGCCGGCGATGAAATCATGCTGGAGCCGCTCGAACCGGGCCGGGTCCTCGGCGGCTATGGCCTTCCATTGCGCGGGCATGTCCCCGGTCTTCGAACCGGTGTTCGCAGGTCCGGCCCGGCGCAGCCGGTCCGCCCACTCGGGAGCCTTTTCATCGAGATAGTTCAGGAAACGGTCCATGGTCCCAGGACGCGAAGCGATCTGATACTTGCCGTAGGACGTGCCGCCCACGCGGTCATAGCCGATGGCCGACACGCCGGAATCACCCGATTCGAACCGGGCGGACAACGCGCCGGGCACGTGAAAATCCGAAGCGGCCGGAGCGGGGACCGGCCCGGCAGGCGACGCTCCCGGCGCAAGGGCTCCCTGCCCACGGGGCAATTTCGCCTCGTCGCGCATGAGCCGTGTGATGGTGGCCAGCGCCTCCATCATCATGGAGTCGTTGATCATGGAGACGTCAAAGGAATCGGAACTCCCCTCCCCGTATTCGGTTGACCCTTCTCCGAAAAGCTGTTGCGTCATGGACATCTGGTCGTCAAAGGCCGCCCTGAGTTGCGCGCTGCGCTGACCGCCCTTCATCCCGTTCCCCTGAACGAGCGACGCCATGACGTCGTAATCGCCGATCTTGCCGATGGACATGCAGTTCTCCTGCGTCAAAGTTTTGGCCCGTGCACAGGCCTCCGCAGGGAGAAAAGCAAAGGGTGTGCCGAACAGCACAACCTATTGATATTGAAAAAAGAATCAGGAATCTGAGAACAGATCGGCGAACCGCGAATCGGCTTTCATGAATTGGATCAGCCGCCGATGGCCGGATGGAAAGGCATAGCCGGAGAGGTCTTGAGGCGGCACGAATCCGCCGGTCACGGCTTCGTTGAACACGGGCTCCCCGCTTCCG belongs to Pseudodesulfovibrio portus and includes:
- a CDS encoding VgrG-related protein; translation: MSIGKIGDYDVMASLVQGNGMKGGQRSAQLRAAFDDQMSMTQQLFGEGSTEYGEGSSDSFDVSMINDSMMMEALATITRLMRDEAKLPRGQGALAPGASPAGPVPAPAASDFHVPGALSARFESGDSGVSAIGYDRVGGTSYGKYQIASRPGTMDRFLNYLDEKAPEWADRLRRAGPANTGSKTGDMPAQWKAIAAEDPARFERLQHDFIAGETYRPARDMILGQTGLDFNNAPPALREVLWSTSVQHGATGAAKIFNKVIERFVSGNRDEDFNAMLIKGVYDTRKGQFESSTGRVQKAVANRMDTEKQLALSMLGQTKLNRIV